The Urbifossiella limnaea genome has a window encoding:
- a CDS encoding AAA family ATPase gives MNVFRPPPPPDPARDKFALARKELSAALIERDEEIDLALTALLANEHVLLVGPPGCGKSLLLDSLLSWTGGSKFSILLTKFTTPEEVFGPVSLAGLKEDRYVRVTAGRLPEADFAFVDEVWKASSAVLNTLLKILNERTYDAGDGVARRVPLRLCVAASNEWPSPDTGKELSALLDRFVLRATVSPIRSQAGRQRLLWTRDHAPKLTTAVTPAEVDQARRRAQSLPWSAEAKEALEVILKELAKEGVRPGDRRQFKTVGVVQAFAYLCGADEVQPEHLEVARHTLWDDPQEQPQAAARVIAKIANPVGMRVTQLLLEVEEVLAAAEVRNLADAARAAAKLAEVDRQLAGLTGNGRVAAGRAYVKDQLRQLKLASIEAV, from the coding sequence ATGAACGTGTTCCGCCCCCCACCACCACCCGACCCCGCTCGCGACAAGTTCGCTCTGGCCCGCAAGGAGTTGTCGGCCGCCCTGATCGAACGCGACGAGGAAATCGACCTCGCCCTCACCGCCCTGCTCGCCAACGAGCACGTCCTGCTGGTCGGCCCGCCCGGGTGCGGCAAGAGTTTGCTGCTCGACAGTCTCCTGTCTTGGACCGGCGGGAGCAAGTTCTCGATCCTGCTGACCAAGTTCACCACCCCCGAGGAGGTGTTCGGGCCGGTCAGCCTGGCCGGCCTGAAGGAGGACCGGTACGTCCGAGTCACGGCCGGCCGGCTGCCGGAGGCCGACTTCGCGTTCGTCGATGAGGTGTGGAAGGCCTCCAGCGCGGTCCTCAACACGCTCCTCAAGATCCTCAACGAGCGGACCTACGACGCCGGCGACGGGGTCGCCCGCCGGGTGCCGCTCCGGCTGTGCGTCGCGGCCTCGAACGAGTGGCCGAGCCCGGACACCGGCAAAGAGTTGTCCGCCCTGCTGGACCGGTTCGTCCTCCGCGCCACGGTCTCCCCGATCCGCTCGCAGGCCGGCCGGCAGCGGCTCCTGTGGACCCGCGACCATGCCCCCAAACTCACCACCGCGGTGACCCCGGCCGAGGTCGACCAGGCCCGGCGGCGGGCGCAGAGCCTGCCGTGGTCGGCCGAGGCGAAGGAGGCACTGGAAGTGATCCTGAAGGAGCTGGCGAAGGAGGGAGTGCGGCCGGGCGACCGGCGGCAGTTCAAGACGGTCGGCGTGGTACAGGCGTTCGCCTACCTGTGCGGCGCCGACGAGGTGCAGCCCGAGCACCTGGAGGTCGCCCGGCACACCCTCTGGGACGACCCGCAGGAGCAGCCGCAGGCGGCCGCCCGGGTGATCGCCAAGATCGCCAACCCGGTCGGGATGCGGGTCACGCAGTTGCTGCTCGAGGTCGAGGAGGTGCTGGCCGCGGCCGAGGTGCGGAACCTGGCCGACGCCGCCCGGGCCGCGGCCAAGCTCGCGGAGGTCGACCGGCAGCTCGCCGGGCTCACGGGGAACGGCCGGGTCGCGGCGGGCCGGGCGTACGTGAAGGACCAGCTCCGCCAGCTCAAGCTCGCCTCGATCGAGGCCGTCTGA
- a CDS encoding SMI1/KNR4 family protein, whose translation MVEASVTQLRELALAIPRPGCEWEDRPRFDSPTAPEIVAAFERAAGFPLPADFRAFLASTGGVVGMSVHNGYWLGSVDRLSLSDFPQSAGGESVAPVGTDGGGNAFLLSASGRVWRWDHETGSVSQVATTFAGFLERVVADWAAYVADTPGWRFLV comes from the coding sequence GTGGTCGAAGCGTCGGTGACGCAGCTGCGGGAACTCGCCCTCGCCATCCCACGGCCCGGCTGCGAATGGGAGGACCGGCCGCGGTTCGACTCGCCCACCGCGCCCGAGATCGTCGCCGCATTTGAGCGGGCCGCCGGGTTCCCGCTGCCGGCCGACTTCCGTGCGTTCCTGGCCTCGACCGGCGGCGTGGTGGGCATGTCCGTCCACAACGGCTACTGGTTGGGCAGCGTTGATCGCCTGTCGCTTTCGGACTTCCCACAATCGGCCGGCGGAGAGTCGGTCGCCCCGGTCGGCACCGACGGCGGCGGCAATGCCTTCCTGTTGTCGGCCAGCGGCCGGGTCTGGCGGTGGGATCACGAGACGGGTAGTGTGTCGCAGGTGGCTACGACGTTCGCAGGCTTCCTGGAGCGGGTTGTCGCCGACTGGGCGGCCTACGTCGCCGACACGCCGGGGTGGCGGTTCCTGGTTTAG
- a CDS encoding 3'-5' exonuclease: protein MTRLRHLTLDRPLAVIDLESTGTDPATDRVVEVAVLTVAPDGTDELFATRVNPGRPIPAAASAVHGIGDADVRDAPAFAALAPVLARRLAESDLAGFGIAGFDLPLLVNEFARAGVAFSLAGRAILDALAVYRRHEARTLSAAVAFYLGRDHADAHAAGADAVAAAAVLDAQVARYGLPAAPADLHAVLVEVDVAGKFRRGPGGAVVFAFGKHAGRPLADVARTDADYLGWMLTRPFLVDAHDLVRAALAAVHGRR, encoded by the coding sequence GTGACGCGCCTCCGACACCTCACCCTCGACCGGCCGCTGGCCGTGATCGACCTGGAGAGCACCGGCACCGACCCCGCGACCGACCGCGTCGTCGAAGTCGCTGTCCTGACGGTCGCCCCGGACGGCACCGATGAACTGTTCGCGACGCGGGTAAACCCGGGCCGCCCGATCCCGGCCGCCGCGTCCGCGGTCCACGGCATCGGCGACGCCGACGTGCGGGACGCCCCGGCGTTCGCGGCGCTGGCCCCGGTCCTGGCCCGGCGGCTCGCCGAGTCCGACCTGGCCGGGTTCGGCATTGCGGGGTTCGACCTGCCGCTCCTGGTGAACGAGTTCGCCCGGGCCGGGGTAGCGTTCTCCCTCGCCGGGCGGGCCATCCTGGACGCCCTGGCAGTGTACCGCCGGCACGAGGCCCGCACCCTGTCGGCGGCGGTCGCGTTCTACCTCGGTCGGGACCACGCGGACGCCCACGCCGCCGGCGCCGACGCGGTCGCGGCCGCCGCCGTACTCGACGCCCAGGTGGCCCGGTACGGGTTGCCGGCGGCGCCGGCCGACCTACACGCCGTGCTCGTCGAGGTGGACGTGGCCGGCAAGTTCCGGCGCGGCCCGGGCGGGGCGGTGGTATTCGCCTTCGGCAAGCACGCCGGGCGGCCGCTGGCCGACGTGGCCCGCACCGACGCGGACTACCTGGGGTGGATGCTCACCCGTCCATTCCTGGTCGATGCCCACGACCTGGTGCGGGCCGCGCTCGCCGCCGTCCACGGGCGGCGCTAA
- a CDS encoding DUF6940 family protein yields MSVKVLALDLERTLIDNALSGRPRPGLSEFRWETPSVTADTVSRPFEYVVLDTPGLARAADPEAFAEYFPRAADGVVEFTNLGGDAVLIAPSPVADRSAYGHLGAFVRHAPETQRDALWRAVGEAMARRIGAKPVWLSTAGAGVPWLHVRLDDRPKYYGFAPYR; encoded by the coding sequence GTGAGCGTCAAAGTCCTCGCGCTCGACTTGGAGCGCACCCTGATCGACAACGCCCTCAGCGGTCGCCCACGCCCCGGCCTGTCCGAGTTCCGGTGGGAGACTCCGTCCGTCACCGCCGACACCGTGAGCCGACCCTTCGAGTACGTGGTACTGGACACCCCCGGGCTGGCCCGTGCCGCTGACCCCGAAGCGTTCGCCGAGTACTTCCCCCGGGCCGCAGACGGCGTGGTCGAGTTCACCAACCTCGGCGGGGATGCGGTTCTGATCGCCCCGTCCCCGGTTGCCGACCGCTCCGCCTACGGGCACCTCGGGGCTTTCGTGCGGCATGCCCCGGAGACGCAGCGGGACGCCCTGTGGCGGGCCGTCGGAGAGGCGATGGCCCGGCGGATCGGGGCCAAGCCGGTGTGGCTCAGTACCGCCGGGGCCGGGGTGCCGTGGCTGCACGTGCGGCTGGACGACCGGCCCAAGTACTACGGGTTCGCCCCTTATCGTTAG
- a CDS encoding recombinase family protein, which yields MSRQKIVIYCRYSSDMQRADSCADQERAVRAVLMRHGYAADDIIVIKDEAESGTKTAREGFQLLRAMIARGEVAAVAVDDQSRLARDNNSFAFIQDLVFAGGRFLSTGEGIDTDVSGWELKVQVLQLHHGQTVRDLQHRVRRGQEGRVRADGSAGDFPYGYESFYLDPDWAAQLARRGPKPKKGVRVCEVEAGWVLQVFAWFVAGYSIGWIARELTRLGVPKGGRATTPGWHPQQVHRILTNAKYVGHWVWGMTTTVRDSGGRKKQAAVPRGQEVTRDRPDLRIVEQGVWDRAATRLAELGATFGTKDGQKRRGPKPNPADIYPRSPLGGILTCGACGAKLWLHHSNARRYYACPGAKKGLCGMTTQVPADRAEGALTAYLLDLLRGWPDWMGVLFRLTCDAVRAAADRVPAERERDARRADDLDRQIRNLVDALAAGGLSSPAVAARLREAEGEKAEVERRLAGYAAVGSAAVALPDEAWVAARLGEWAARAASAAGPESLLRLALASAAAEPVIAAGKKRGFVRLRVRVNAWGALAAAAGDSLPATVRHAPAAPADPGPEFSLDLGEPTAMDRWAPAIAEWRAAGVTWEEIVRRTGMDLNRVFVAWKRYTGASGDGPQAA from the coding sequence GTGTCTCGACAGAAGATCGTCATCTACTGCCGGTACTCGTCCGACATGCAGCGGGCCGACAGCTGCGCCGACCAGGAGCGGGCCGTCCGGGCCGTCCTCATGCGGCACGGATACGCCGCGGACGACATCATTGTCATCAAAGACGAGGCCGAGTCTGGGACCAAGACGGCGCGCGAGGGCTTCCAGCTGCTCCGCGCGATGATCGCCCGCGGGGAGGTCGCCGCCGTCGCGGTCGACGACCAGTCCCGGCTCGCCCGGGACAACAACTCTTTCGCGTTCATCCAGGACCTGGTGTTCGCCGGCGGGCGGTTCCTCAGCACCGGGGAGGGGATCGACACGGACGTCTCCGGGTGGGAGCTTAAGGTGCAGGTCCTCCAGCTCCACCACGGGCAGACCGTCCGCGACCTCCAACACCGGGTCCGCCGCGGCCAGGAGGGGCGGGTCCGGGCCGACGGCAGCGCCGGCGACTTCCCGTACGGGTACGAGTCCTTCTACCTCGACCCGGACTGGGCCGCGCAGCTCGCCCGCCGCGGCCCCAAGCCCAAGAAGGGGGTCCGGGTGTGCGAGGTCGAGGCGGGGTGGGTGCTGCAGGTGTTCGCGTGGTTCGTCGCGGGGTACTCGATCGGGTGGATCGCGCGGGAGCTGACCCGCCTCGGGGTGCCCAAGGGCGGCCGGGCGACGACCCCCGGGTGGCACCCCCAACAGGTCCACCGGATCCTCACCAACGCCAAGTACGTCGGCCACTGGGTGTGGGGCATGACAACGACCGTCCGCGACTCCGGGGGCCGTAAGAAGCAGGCGGCCGTGCCCCGCGGGCAGGAGGTGACGCGGGACCGGCCCGACCTGCGAATCGTCGAGCAGGGCGTGTGGGACCGGGCCGCCACCCGGCTCGCTGAACTGGGCGCGACGTTCGGGACGAAGGACGGGCAGAAGCGGCGCGGCCCGAAGCCCAACCCGGCGGACATCTACCCGCGGTCGCCGCTCGGCGGGATCCTCACGTGCGGGGCGTGCGGCGCCAAGCTGTGGCTGCACCACAGCAACGCCCGCCGGTACTACGCCTGCCCGGGGGCGAAGAAGGGGCTGTGCGGGATGACCACGCAGGTGCCGGCCGACCGGGCGGAGGGGGCGCTGACCGCGTACCTCCTCGACCTCCTCCGCGGCTGGCCGGACTGGATGGGGGTACTCTTCCGGCTGACGTGCGACGCCGTCCGGGCGGCCGCCGACCGGGTGCCTGCGGAGCGGGAGCGGGACGCCCGGCGGGCCGACGACCTCGACCGTCAGATCCGCAACCTGGTGGACGCGCTGGCGGCCGGCGGGTTGAGCAGCCCGGCGGTCGCCGCCCGCCTCCGGGAGGCCGAGGGGGAGAAGGCCGAGGTCGAGCGCCGGCTGGCCGGGTACGCGGCGGTCGGCTCGGCCGCTGTCGCCCTGCCCGACGAGGCGTGGGTGGCGGCGCGGCTCGGGGAGTGGGCCGCCCGCGCGGCGTCGGCGGCCGGCCCGGAATCGCTCCTCCGACTCGCGCTGGCGTCGGCGGCCGCCGAACCGGTGATCGCCGCCGGCAAGAAGCGCGGGTTCGTCCGGTTGCGGGTCCGGGTCAACGCCTGGGGCGCCCTGGCCGCCGCCGCGGGGGATTCCCTCCCCGCGACGGTACGGCACGCGCCGGCGGCGCCCGCGGACCCCGGCCCGGAGTTCAGCCTCGACCTGGGCGAGCCGACGGCGATGGACCGCTGGGCGCCGGCGATCGCCGAGTGGCGCGCGGCTGGGGTGACCTGGGAGGAGATTGTCCGGCGCACGGGCATGGATCTGAACCGCGTCTTCGTCGCCTGGAAGAGGTACACCGGCGCGTCCGGGGACGGCCCGCAGGCGGCGTGA